In Streptococcus sp. SN-1, a single genomic region encodes these proteins:
- a CDS encoding DUF2969 domain-containing protein, with protein MSKKDKKIEIQVADAKVNVGKDSFEGYTLTIGKKVIGEIAELDGQFAIIKNGNVDSFYKKLEKAVEILIENYNLAK; from the coding sequence ATGAGTAAGAAAGATAAAAAAATCGAAATTCAAGTAGCAGATGCTAAAGTTAATGTGGGAAAAGACAGTTTTGAAGGTTATACCTTGACCATTGGTAAAAAAGTTATCGGAGAAATTGCCGAATTAGATGGACAATTTGCCATCATAAAGAATGGGAATGTCGATAGTTTTTATAAAAAATTGGAAAAAGCTGTGGAAATTTTGATTGAAAATTATAATTTAGCAAAATAA